Sequence from the Candidatus Saccharimonadales bacterium genome:
TCAAAATCAAAATGTCAACCGAACAATCACCTTCTCATCCAATGGAATCTCCCATTGACCCCGAAAACGCCGCCCACCGGGCCGCCACCGAGGGCTTAAGGCGGGAGTTGAAGGCTCACGATGAAGACCAGGCTAACAATGCTCACAATCTGGCCACCGATGATTTGCTTAGTCTGCTGCGCGGTCACGACAAAGCCGAAGACCAGGCTCAAACTAGAGCCAAAACCATCAACAGTATAGTTTCATTACTAGCCATGCCCGAGGAGAATTTAATAGCCGCCGTATCCCCTAGCGGTGACTCTAAGGGCAGCTTAGCCGCGGTAATTGCCGGTCGGGTGGAAGATGTTGTAGAGCGAATGGTCACTGATGATAACGGGCAAATCGATTACGCTGAAGCTTTCGGGTTAATTGAAGATTGTCTACTCGAAGCCGACCGAAGACTGCACAGCGACGAGTTCAATCCGGCTGAGCACGAACAATCGGCTGGCATATTGAGTGTCATACTGGACAATTTAAGAGCGGAGTGGCGGGCTTAATCCGCCGCGACTGAAGTGATGACCCTCCTCCCCTGGAGGTTTTTTATTGATTTGGTTACACTGGTTGGGTAAACAAACATTAAAACCAAACCCGGTCATAACGGTGGGATTAGGATACTAGTAAAGTGTTGCTAGTTATGTATTTGTTTGTCTTTCATGTGAAAGAGGATTGACCCAAGACCTAAATGAAACTGTCAAAAACTTATAACCCCAAACTGTACGAGGCTGATATTTATCAGTTATGGGAGCAGGCGGGTGCCTTTGCGCCGTCCGGTAGCAGCGATACCTTTACCATCATCATGCCGCCGCCCAACGCCAACGCGCCGCTGCACATCGGCCACGCCCTGACCAACGCGATTCAAGACGTTATGGTCCGTTACAACCGGTTGAAGGGCAAGGCTACTTTATACTTGCCCGGCGCGGATCACGCTGGCTTTGAGACCTGGGTAGTCTACGAAAAGCAACTTAATAAAGACGGCAAAACCCGGTTTGATTTTAGCCGCGACCAGTTATTTAAGCAGGTTTGGGATTTCGTGGCGGCTAATCGAGGGAGGATGGAACAACAGGTCAGAGCCATGGGCGCCAGCGTGGACTGGAGCCGCTACACCTTTACCCTGGACCAATCGGTGGTGGATACGACTTATAAAACCTTTAAAAAACTGTGGGATGACAACCTGGTTTACCGTGGTGAGCGGATTGTCAATTACTGCACCGTGCACGACACCAGTTTTTCCGATATTGAGGTCGAATACCTCGAGCGCGACACCAAATTGACTTATATAAATTACCCGCTGACCGATGGTAGCGGCCAGATCACAGTGGCCACCACCCGGCCGGAAACCATGCTGGGCGATACCGCCGTAGCGATCCATCCCAAAGATAAAAAATATAAAGAATTTATCGGCAAAACTATCAAATTACCGCTGACAAACCGCGAGATCCCAATCGTGGCGGACGAGGCCATCGACGCCAGTTTTGGCACCGGTGCCGTCAAGGTCACGCCGGCCCACGACCCGACCGATTTTGACATCGCCCAGCGGCACGACTTGCCGGCTATATCGGTCATCGGCTTCGACGGCAAAATTACTTCGGAAGCGCCGAAAAAATATCGTGGCCTCAGCGTCGAGGACGCCCGCCAGGCGGTAATTAGCGACCTCAAAAAGCTCAAGGCGCTGGCCAAACAAGAAACTTACCGGCACTCGGTCGGGATCTGTTATAAATGTCATAACGTCATCGAGCCGCTCTTAAAAGACCAGTGGTTTATCCGCATGCAACCGCTGGCGGAAACGGCCATCAAGGCCATCAAAGCCGACAAGATTAAATTTTACCCGGCGGCCAAAAAAGCCCAAGCGCTGAAGTACTTAAGCGACGTCAAGGATTGGAATATTTCGCGGCAAATAGCCTGGGGTATACCGATTCCGGCTTTTCGTAATGTCGACAACCCGGATGATTGGCTGTTTGACGAGCGTGTGGTCCAAGAAGTTATCGAGGTCAGTAAGAAGCACTACGTCCGCGATCCGGATGTGTTTGACACCTGGTTTTCCTCCGGCCAGTGGCCGTTTACCACACTCGGCTATCCAGACGGCCAGGACTTTAAGCGGTTTTATCCCACCTCTGTCATGGAAACTGGCGGCGAGATTTTCAACCAATGGGTGCTAAGAATGATAATGCTCGGGCTTTATGCCACCAGCGATGTG
This genomic interval carries:
- a CDS encoding valine--tRNA ligase, producing MKLSKTYNPKLYEADIYQLWEQAGAFAPSGSSDTFTIIMPPPNANAPLHIGHALTNAIQDVMVRYNRLKGKATLYLPGADHAGFETWVVYEKQLNKDGKTRFDFSRDQLFKQVWDFVAANRGRMEQQVRAMGASVDWSRYTFTLDQSVVDTTYKTFKKLWDDNLVYRGERIVNYCTVHDTSFSDIEVEYLERDTKLTYINYPLTDGSGQITVATTRPETMLGDTAVAIHPKDKKYKEFIGKTIKLPLTNREIPIVADEAIDASFGTGAVKVTPAHDPTDFDIAQRHDLPAISVIGFDGKITSEAPKKYRGLSVEDARQAVISDLKKLKALAKQETYRHSVGICYKCHNVIEPLLKDQWFIRMQPLAETAIKAIKADKIKFYPAAKKAQALKYLSDVKDWNISRQIAWGIPIPAFRNVDNPDDWLFDERVVQEVIEVSKKHYVRDPDVFDTWFSSGQWPFTTLGYPDGQDFKRFYPTSVMETGGEIFNQWVLRMIMLGLYATSDVPFTTVYIHGYVLAADGTKMSKSLGNVVDPMDVIASHGSDALRMGLISGRVAGVASAFAEDKIIGARNFANKLWNVARYIEGVLGDDYAYLEPQAKYPADDWFIHRLSLGVSDIGRLMDEYRFSEAYERLHHLLWDDLADWYLEASKINKNEHLLAHGLKTLLALAHPFAPFVTETIWQTLSWTEGQLISGRWPKAAKAAASGAEDFELVKNVVTEIRELKSQLRLRQNTLYHQGDPIIAENAELIAKLARIIDCREVESGTGLHLSQPGVEAWLDVEHDVIKVYLENLRRQQTDLESRQKQIKTRLDNKAYIKNAPKALVSESKTELGEIEASRQRIDAQITAAEATINN